From the Phyllobacterium sp. T1293 genome, the window TTTTGGACCAGCCGGTCAGGTCCTGCAGGGCTTCATCAAGTTCGCTGGCATCTAACCGGTTGCGCGCCATGGTTGGTTTCCTCATATACATCAAATTATTTTCCTCCTGACCATAGTGTAACCGCCCATGAAAACCCATCCGCTTCGCTCTGTTCTTTTTGTGTGCCTTGGCAATATCTGTCGCTCTCCGCTGGCCGAAGGCGTGTTTCGCTCGGTCCTTGCCGCGGAGGGAAAAGGGCAGGGGGTTCTCATCGATTCCGCTGGAACCAATGGCTATCACACGGGCGAAGCACCGGATGAACGCTCGATTCTTGCGGCGAAGCAGCATGGGATTGATATTTCCGGCCAGCGCTGCCGACAGCTCAAAGCTGAGGATTTCGCGGACTTCGATCTGATCCTCGGTATGGATCGCGCCAATGTGGCAGCCATCGAGGCGCGGCGTCCGGCAAAAGCGACGGCGAAAATCGGTCTGTTCAGTGAGGTCGCACTTGGCGAAGCCAGTCAGATACCCGATCCCTATTATGGAACCGGGGCAGACTTTGAGCGTGTCTATCTGATGGTTCTCAAGGCCTCCAGAGGCCTCTCAAAACTCTTCTGATAGGTGCGAGGTGATTCCAGAGGCCAGGCCTCCTCGACGATGTAGGGACCGCCACCCACGGAATCGCGCGATGACATCAGGA encodes:
- a CDS encoding low molecular weight protein-tyrosine-phosphatase, which gives rise to MKTHPLRSVLFVCLGNICRSPLAEGVFRSVLAAEGKGQGVLIDSAGTNGYHTGEAPDERSILAAKQHGIDISGQRCRQLKAEDFADFDLILGMDRANVAAIEARRPAKATAKIGLFSEVALGEASQIPDPYYGTGADFERVYLMVLKASRGLSKLF